The proteins below are encoded in one region of Oncorhynchus masou masou isolate Uvic2021 chromosome 15, UVic_Omas_1.1, whole genome shotgun sequence:
- the LOC135556804 gene encoding uncharacterized protein LOC135556804, giving the protein MDFTWWAEAQPWVLIQSEGIFPHKRALLQTEKALSFPQVKKPDVEVPGWHGYTWSDVEVPGWHGYTWSDVEVPGWHGYTWSDVEVPGWHGYTWSDVEVPGWHGYTWSDVEVLGWHGYTWSDVEVPGWHGYTWSDVEVPGWHGYTWSDVEVLGWHGYTWSDVEVPGWHGYTWSDVEVLGWHGYTWSDVEVPGWHGYTWSDVEVPGWHGYTWSDVEVLGWHGYTWSDVEVPGWHGYTWSDVEVPGWHGYTWSDVEVLGWHGYTWSDVEVPGWHGYTWSDVEVLGWHGYTWSDVEVPGWHGYTWSDVEVPGWHGYTWSDVEVLGWHGYTWSDVEVPGWHGYTWSDVEVPGWHGYTWSDVEVLGWHGYTWSDVEVPGWHGYTWSDVEVLGWHGYTWSDVEVPGWHGYTWSDVEVPGWHGYTWSDVEVPGWHGYTWSDVEVLGWHGYTWSDVEVPGWHGYTWSDVEVLGWHGYTWSVVVRSVGSTSTFSKTTLGSSLW; this is encoded by the exons atggatttcacatggtgGGCAGAGGCGCAACCATGGGTGCTCATCCAATCAGAAGgaatttttccccacaaaagggctttattacagacagaaaaagCCCTCAGtttcccgcaggtgaagaagccggatgtggaggtcccgggctggcatggttacacgtggtctgatgtggaggtcccgggctggcatggttacacgtggtctgatgtggaggtcccgggctggcatggttacacgtggtctgatgtggaggtcccgggctggcatggttacacgtggtctgatgtggaggtcccgggctggcatggttacacgtggtctgatgtggaggtcctgggctggcatggttacacgtggtctgatgtggaggtcccgggctggcatggttacacgtggtctgatgtggag gtcccgggctggcatggttacacgtggtctgatgtggaggtcctgggctggcatggttacacgtggtctgatgtggaggtcccgggctggcatggttacacgtggtctgatgtggaggtcctgggctggcatggttacacgtggtctgatgtggaggtcccgggctggcatggttacacgtggtctgatgtggaggtcccgggctggcatggttacacgtggtctgatgtggaggtcctgggctggcatggttacacgtggtctgatgtggaggtcccgggctggcatggttacacgtggtctgatgtggaggtcccgggctggcatggttacacgtggtctgatgtggaggtcctgggctggcatggttacacgtggtctgatgtggaggtcccgggctggcatggttacacgtggtctgatgtggaggtcctgggctggcatggttacacgtggtctgatgtggaggtcccgggctggcatggttacacgtggtctgatgtggaggtcccgggctggcatggttacacgtggtctgatgtggaggtcctgggctggcatggttacacgtggtctgatgtggaggtcccgggctggcatggttacacgtggtctgatgtggaggtcccgggctggcatggttacacgtggtctgatgtggaggtcctgggctggcatggttacacgtggtctgatgtggaggtcccgggctggcatggttacacgtggtctgatgtggaggtcctgggctggcatggttacacgtggtctgatgtggaggtcccgggctggcatggttacacgtggtctgatgtggaggtcccgggctggcatggttacacgtggtctgatgtggaggtcccgggctggcatggttacacgtggtctgatgtggaggtcctgggctggcatggttacacgtggtctgatgtggaggtcccgggctggcatggttacacgtggtctgatgtggaggtcctgggctggcatggttacacgtggtctgtggttgtgaggtctgttggAAGTACTTCcacattctctaaaacaacattgggaAGCAGcttgtggtag
- the gcnt3 gene encoding beta-1,3-galactosyl-O-glycosyl-glycoprotein beta-1,6-N-acetylglucosaminyltransferase 3, giving the protein MAAVSLSRSQRVFRNLSLILLSGSVSLLLWMALRHPLGSDRGPLPATDLLPSDYAADLQACSAIIRGDMEGLEREQLSLLLKTKKKQQLLSEEFYHNVTQDCQRYVADRGFITVPLSQEEKEFPIAYSMVIHEKIEMFERLLRALYTPQNVYCVHIDQKSSEDFRSAVRAIVSCLPNVFVASKIESVIYASWSRVQADLNCMEDLLKSPVQWRYLLNTCGTDFPIKTNAEMVQALKLLNGKNSMESEVTNGYKKGRWQFHHNVTNTVVRTAVKKTPPPINTPMFSGNAYFVVSRAFVRHVMKSQEVRVLLEWEKDTYSPDEHLWATLQRMPAVPGSNPPNSKYQQSDMNSMARVVRWSYLAGDVRSGAPYPHCSGTYRRAVCVYGAGDLQWLLNQHHLIANKFDPEVDDVAIRCLESYLRFKATYSVSVRTVESGNILQKL; this is encoded by the coding sequence ATGGCTGCAGTTTCCTTGTCCAGATCTCAGAGAGTGTTCAGGAACTTGTCTCTGATTCTATTGAGTGGATCAGTCTCTCTGCTCCTGTGGATGGCTCTCAGACATCCGCTGGGCTCAGACAGGGGTCCTCTCCCCGCTACAGACCTCCTCCCCTCGGACTACGCTGCCGACCTGCAGGCCTGCTCAGCCATAATCCGAGGAGACATGGAGGGTCTGGAGAGGGAGCAGCTCAGCCTCCTGCTGAAGACCAAGAAGAAGCAGCAGCTGCTTTCAGAGGAGTTCTACCACAACGTAACTCAGGACTGTCAGAGGTACGTTGCAGACAGAGGGTTCATCACTGTTCCTCTGAGCCAGGAGGAAAAGGAGTTCCCCATCGCCTACTCCATGGTCATCCACGAGAAGATTGAGATGTTTGAGAGGCTCCTGCGTGCTTTGTACACTCCTCAGAACGTCTACTGCGTCCACATCGACCAGAAATCATCCGAGGACTTCAGGAGTGCAGTGAGAGCTATCGTGTCCTGCCTACCCAATGTGTTTGTGGCCAGTAAGATAGAGAGCGTCATCTATGCCTCCTGGTCCAGAGTGCAGGCTGACCTGAACTGCATGGAGGACCTGCTAAAGTCACCTGTCCAGTGGAGGTACCTTCTCAACACCTGTGGAACCGACTTCCCCATTAAGACCAATGCTGAGATGGTTCAGGCCCTCAAACTGCTGAACGGGAAAAACAGCATGGAGTCAGAGGTCACCAACGGCTACAAGAAGGGCAGATGGCAGTTCCACCACAACGTCACCAACACCGTGGTCAGGACAGCGGTTAAGAAGACCCCTCCACCAATCAACACCCCTATGTTCTCTGGCAACGCCTACTTCGTGGTATCCAGGGCCTTCGTCCGTCACGTGATGAAGAGTCAGGAGGTCCGGGTTCTGCTGGAGTGGGAGAAGGACACCTATAGCCCTGATGAACACCTGTGGGCCACTCTGCAGCGCATGCCCGCTGTCCCAGGCTCCAACCCCCCCAACAGTAAGTACCAGCAGTCTGATATGAACTCCATGGCCAGGGTAGTGAGGTGGAGCTACCTGGCTGGGGACGTGAGGAGTGGAGCCCCCTACCCCCACTGCTCCGGGACCTACAGGAGAgctgtgtgtgtctatggagCTGGAGACCTGCAGTGGCTCCTAAACCAACACCACCTTATCGCTAACAAGTTTGACCCTGAGGTGGATGATGTGGCGATCAGGTGTCTGGAGTCGTACCTGCGCTTTAAAGCAACGTACAGTGTATCAGTAAGGACAGTGGAATCTGGGAATATCTTACAAAAACTATGA